The segment ATGAACAAAGCGGCGATGGTTGGAGCATTGGCGATAGGATTGGGTCTGTGCGGAGCGTTCGGTCAGAACACGCTAAAGGTGGGGAGCGCGGCTCCCAAGCTGACGGTGGCGAAATGGGTGAAAGGCACACCGATCAAACAGTTTGACAAAGGCAAGACTTATGTCGTGGAGTTTTGGGCGACTTGGTGCGGGCCGTGCAGAACGTCGATCCCGCACATCACCGAGCTTGCGAAGAAGCATAAAGGCAAGGTCGAGGTGATCGGGGTCAGCATTTGGGAAACTCGCGATCCGAAAGACACGAGCTACTATGCGACCGTTACCGATTTTGTGGCTCAAATGGGCGATAAGATGGGTTACACGGTCGGAGTCGACGGGCCGGAAGGCACGATCGCAAAGGCGTGGATGGAGGCAGCGGGGCAGAACGGCATTCCGACCGCGTTCATCATCGACAAAACGGGCAAGATCGCATGGATCGGCCATCCGATGTCGATGGACAAGCCGTTAGAGCAGATCATTGCCGGCACGTTCGACTCGAAGGCCTACGCCAAACAGATGGAGGAAGAAGAAGCCGCACAGGGCGCCCTGATGGAGATGATGGCGGAATTGGGCGATCTGGTTCAAGCCGGAAAGCATCAGGAAGCGCTGAACAAGTTGGGCGAAGCCGAGAAGAAGCATCCCGCGATGGCCGAGCAGTTTGAGATGATCAAACTCGGCATCATGATCGAGGGAACTATGGAAGGCGCGGCGGATCAAGCGACCAAGTTGGCCGCCAAGCACAAGGACAATGCCGAAGCGCTGAACAACTATGCATGGATGATGGTAGAGGAAGAGGCCCTGACCAAGAAGCACCCGAAGGCGGCAGATGTTGCGCTGAAGATCGCTGAGGATGCCGTGAAGCTGAGCAAAGAGGGCACGAGCCATATTCTGGACACTCTGGCCATGTGCTGGTTTCGAAAGGGCGACATCGAGAAGGCGATCGAGTGGCAGACGAAGGCGATCGAGCAGGGCACAAAGGAAAAGGCCGATCCGGAGTTGATACAAGAGATGACGGAGCGGCTGAAGATGTTCAAGTCGAAGCGGACGAACTAATCGGCTTCGAACCAAAGGCACTTAAGATATAGGCTCTCGGGAAACTGCACGAGGTGCGGATGATCGGGAGCCTGTATCGTTATGTCCCGCAGAAACAGTCGGCGGCCCCGGTCTGACGCGGCCAACCGCGCCGATTCGATCACGCCTTCGGCGCTCAGTTGATAGGAGCAGCTGCAGGCAACGATCTTGCCGTTCGGTTTCAGCCGAGGCAGCGCGTTGTAGATCAGCTT is part of the Armatimonadota bacterium genome and harbors:
- a CDS encoding redoxin family protein; translation: MNKAAMVGALAIGLGLCGAFGQNTLKVGSAAPKLTVAKWVKGTPIKQFDKGKTYVVEFWATWCGPCRTSIPHITELAKKHKGKVEVIGVSIWETRDPKDTSYYATVTDFVAQMGDKMGYTVGVDGPEGTIAKAWMEAAGQNGIPTAFIIDKTGKIAWIGHPMSMDKPLEQIIAGTFDSKAYAKQMEEEEAAQGALMEMMAELGDLVQAGKHQEALNKLGEAEKKHPAMAEQFEMIKLGIMIEGTMEGAADQATKLAAKHKDNAEALNNYAWMMVEEEALTKKHPKAADVALKIAEDAVKLSKEGTSHILDTLAMCWFRKGDIEKAIEWQTKAIEQGTKEKADPELIQEMTERLKMFKSKRTN